One genomic region from Jilunia laotingensis encodes:
- a CDS encoding RNA polymerase sigma factor, with product MDDISIVLQLKKGNQLAFTTLYKKYGVQAFSLSFKYLCNKELAEDAVQNLFMKIWMKREELDENKPINRFLFTVLKNDLLNILRDSKSNIFVLDDCLEILNYIDGEDTEAQDFDREQVEMIRSAMDQLSPQRKKIFSMKMSGKYSNQEIADRLNLSVNTIKFQYSQSLKQIKEWVRECAIMLLL from the coding sequence ATGGATGATATTTCTATAGTTTTGCAATTAAAAAAAGGTAATCAACTTGCATTCACCACACTTTATAAAAAGTATGGTGTACAAGCGTTTTCACTATCATTCAAATACCTTTGCAATAAAGAATTGGCAGAAGATGCCGTACAAAACCTTTTTATGAAAATCTGGATGAAGCGGGAAGAGCTGGACGAGAATAAGCCCATTAACCGCTTTTTATTTACTGTTTTGAAGAACGACTTACTAAATATATTGAGAGACTCGAAAAGTAACATCTTTGTATTGGATGACTGCCTGGAAATTCTTAACTATATTGATGGTGAAGATACGGAGGCACAGGATTTTGACCGGGAACAAGTAGAGATGATCCGCAGTGCCATGGATCAGTTGTCACCTCAACGCAAGAAAATATTTTCTATGAAAATGTCTGGAAAATATTCCAACCAAGAGATAGCCGATCGGCTAAACCTTTCCGTAAACACAATTAAGTTCCAATACAGCCAATCCCTTAAACAGATTAAGGAGTGGGTACGTGAATGTGCAATCATGTTGTTGCTCTAA
- the ychF gene encoding redox-regulated ATPase YchF, protein MALQCGIVGLPNVGKSTLFNCLSNAKAQAANFPFCTIEPNVGVITVPDERLNKLAELVHPGRIVPTTVEIVDIAGLVKGASKGEGLGNKFLANIRETDAIIHVLRCFDDDNVTHVDGSINPVRDKEIIDYELQLKDLETIESRIQKVQKQAQTGGDKAAKQAYDVLIRYKEALEQGKSARTVTFETKDDQKIAKELFLLTSKPVMYVCNVDEASAVSGNNYVEMVREAVKDENAEILVVAAKTEADIAELETYEDRQMFLQEVGLEESGVSRLIKSAYKLLNLETFITAGEMEVKAWTYHKGWKAPQCASVIHTDFEKGFIRAEVIKYDDFIQYGSEAAVREAGKLGVEGKEYVVQDGDIMHFRFNV, encoded by the coding sequence ATGGCATTACAATGTGGTATTGTCGGATTACCTAACGTAGGTAAGTCGACACTTTTCAACTGTTTGTCAAACGCTAAAGCGCAGGCAGCAAACTTCCCTTTTTGTACAATAGAACCGAATGTAGGCGTTATCACTGTACCCGATGAACGCTTGAATAAACTGGCAGAACTGGTTCATCCGGGACGTATCGTCCCCACTACGGTAGAGATTGTAGATATCGCCGGATTGGTGAAAGGTGCCAGCAAAGGAGAAGGATTAGGAAATAAGTTTCTCGCTAATATCCGTGAAACTGATGCGATCATTCATGTATTGCGTTGCTTTGACGATGACAACGTGACACACGTGGACGGAAGTATCAACCCGGTTCGCGACAAGGAAATCATTGATTATGAACTTCAGCTGAAAGACCTGGAAACAATAGAAAGCCGTATACAAAAGGTACAAAAGCAAGCGCAGACAGGTGGCGACAAAGCTGCCAAACAGGCTTACGATGTACTGATCCGCTACAAAGAAGCCCTCGAACAGGGCAAGTCGGCACGTACCGTCACTTTCGAAACGAAAGATGACCAGAAAATAGCCAAAGAGCTTTTCCTTTTGACATCCAAACCGGTAATGTACGTTTGCAACGTGGATGAAGCAAGTGCCGTCAGCGGCAACAACTATGTAGAAATGGTTCGTGAAGCTGTCAAAGACGAGAATGCCGAAATACTGGTGGTTGCCGCCAAAACCGAAGCTGATATCGCAGAACTGGAAACTTACGAAGACCGCCAGATGTTCTTACAGGAAGTTGGTCTGGAGGAATCGGGAGTTTCACGCCTCATCAAATCCGCCTATAAACTGTTGAATTTGGAAACATTCATTACAGCCGGTGAAATGGAAGTAAAAGCCTGGACGTACCACAAAGGCTGGAAAGCTCCTCAATGTGCAAGCGTTATCCACACTGATTTTGAAAAAGGATTTATCCGTGCCGAAGTAATCAAATACGATGATTTCATCCAATACGGTTCTGAAGCTGCCGTGCGCGAAGCTGGAAAATTGGGAGTGGAAGGAAAAGAATATGTCGTCCAAGACGGAGACATTATGCATTTCCGTTTCAATGTATAA
- a CDS encoding FecR family protein: MHINKTENTDSEIIKYIAEHIDNDIDCLLDDKPLDMADREVPEFDEYKVYQNILAAVEKKEKRKVVPILKWACVVALLIFNASYFTYQYVKEETPVYHEIYASKGEKLVVLLGDGSRVWLNADSKLIYPEHFTGGERRVSLIGEAYFEVKKNPENPFMVTAGEMRVRVTGTCFNVCAYPADNHIITTLDEGKISIGHCVSNSVMYEMVPGQTAQYEKGSHICKISTNEYYKDASGWKENRLVFRNTSLEDVLKVLTRQFDITFEIQEAKISSFTYNFVCKGNDLSNILEMMESITPIKFKKISEGNYTVK, from the coding sequence ATGCATATAAATAAGACTGAAAATACGGATTCTGAGATCATCAAGTATATTGCCGAACATATAGACAATGATATTGATTGTCTTTTGGATGATAAACCATTGGATATGGCGGATCGTGAAGTTCCGGAATTCGATGAGTATAAAGTTTACCAGAATATACTTGCAGCGGTAGAGAAAAAGGAGAAAAGAAAAGTTGTTCCTATTCTTAAGTGGGCTTGTGTGGTGGCTTTGCTTATTTTCAATGCGAGTTATTTTACTTATCAATATGTAAAAGAGGAAACTCCCGTATATCATGAAATTTATGCTTCCAAAGGAGAAAAGCTGGTTGTTTTGCTGGGTGATGGTAGCCGTGTTTGGTTGAATGCAGATTCTAAGTTGATTTATCCGGAACATTTTACGGGAGGTGAACGAAGAGTTTCATTAATAGGAGAGGCTTATTTTGAAGTAAAGAAAAACCCGGAAAACCCTTTCATGGTGACCGCAGGCGAAATGCGTGTCAGGGTAACCGGGACTTGCTTTAATGTATGCGCTTATCCTGCCGACAACCATATTATAACTACCTTGGATGAAGGAAAGATAAGTATAGGACATTGTGTGAGCAATTCGGTCATGTATGAGATGGTGCCGGGACAAACAGCCCAGTATGAAAAAGGAAGTCACATTTGTAAAATCAGCACGAATGAATACTATAAGGATGCTTCCGGTTGGAAAGAGAACCGGTTAGTCTTCCGAAACACTTCTCTGGAAGATGTACTGAAAGTACTTACCCGGCAGTTTGATATAACGTTTGAAATACAAGAAGCGAAAATATCTTCTTTTACCTATAACTTCGTCTGCAAAGGGAACGATTTAAGTAATATTTTGGAGATGATGGAATCAATAACACCTATTAAGTTTAAGAAAATTTCGGAGGGAAACTATACGGTAAAATGA
- a CDS encoding T9SS type A sorting domain-containing protein yields MKNFTLLLLGAFLFSGVASAQQRFARTDSKVEKLQTKSVFAKDRKSITDAKKFPLTRSENAILKPQVEAMYIYDEGEWLPFEDLHYKYDLKGNITEIFFDDGESQHKTVITYNENDNVLTEMSLVSEDKGKTWLNEEKKEYEYDDLVPDFKKRSTMYSWQDGKWEIGYSNIFNITRNEKGYVTRMAIQSYYQGAYEEVEVIEVVYENGELPAKTWKHFMLGYNDENELVMSEVARYDNIKWENSDGQILSHDENDFLVGNNRIKEAKVYDEGVETAKLKVVYTNKRDFESIMSSVAGPDKIKHILKDTDENGSYKEQILESYDENGDGIMEEYVSTNEVTCDSHGNIVLFNVFEEMEGESEQVGGLKSDYKYGDNDEILEIINYTWNYDEQKFDPTEKIVPRDYIDVTQQTGITAQKQQGLKYSIENGRLLFSMNGANHYTIYNVSGMRIINENMANESESISISDLPGGLYLLVIEGSEGVTKIKFMKR; encoded by the coding sequence ATGAAGAATTTTACACTATTATTATTAGGTGCATTCTTGTTTTCAGGTGTTGCCTCAGCTCAGCAAAGATTTGCCAGAACGGACTCTAAAGTTGAGAAATTACAAACGAAGTCTGTATTTGCCAAGGATCGAAAATCCATTACTGATGCTAAAAAATTTCCTTTAACACGGAGTGAGAATGCTATTCTGAAGCCTCAGGTTGAGGCTATGTATATATATGATGAGGGAGAATGGCTTCCCTTTGAGGACTTACATTACAAATATGATTTAAAAGGAAATATAACTGAAATCTTTTTTGATGATGGTGAATCGCAGCATAAGACTGTCATCACATATAATGAAAATGACAACGTTTTAACTGAGATGAGCCTCGTTTCTGAAGACAAGGGGAAAACTTGGTTGAATGAGGAGAAGAAGGAATATGAATATGACGATCTCGTTCCGGATTTTAAAAAACGATCTACCATGTATTCTTGGCAAGATGGTAAGTGGGAAATTGGATATTCCAATATATTCAATATAACCAGAAATGAAAAAGGGTATGTGACGAGAATGGCTATTCAATCTTATTATCAGGGAGCTTATGAGGAAGTGGAGGTAATTGAGGTTGTTTATGAAAATGGAGAACTTCCTGCAAAGACGTGGAAACATTTTATGCTAGGCTATAATGATGAAAATGAGTTGGTCATGTCTGAAGTTGCACGGTATGATAATATAAAATGGGAAAATAGTGACGGGCAAATACTATCTCATGATGAGAATGACTTTTTGGTTGGAAACAATCGCATAAAGGAAGCAAAAGTTTATGATGAAGGGGTAGAAACCGCGAAGCTTAAGGTCGTGTATACAAATAAAAGGGATTTTGAAAGTATCATGTCTTCTGTTGCCGGTCCTGATAAAATCAAACATATTCTCAAAGATACGGATGAAAATGGAAGTTATAAAGAACAGATATTAGAATCGTATGATGAGAATGGAGATGGAATTATGGAAGAATATGTTTCTACAAATGAAGTGACTTGTGATAGCCATGGCAATATTGTTCTGTTCAATGTTTTTGAAGAAATGGAAGGTGAATCCGAACAAGTGGGTGGATTGAAATCAGATTATAAATACGGTGATAATGATGAGATCCTTGAAATTATCAACTATACATGGAACTACGATGAACAGAAGTTTGATCCAACTGAAAAAATAGTTCCAAGGGATTATATTGATGTGACGCAACAAACCGGAATTACTGCACAAAAGCAGCAAGGTCTAAAATACTCCATAGAGAACGGCCGGTTGTTGTTCTCCATGAATGGAGCTAATCATTATACTATATATAATGTAAGTGGTATGCGTATAATTAATGAGAATATGGCAAACGAAAGTGAGTCTATATCTATATCCGATCTACCGGGTGGACTTTATCTATTGGTTATAGAAGGAAGTGAAGGGGTTACTAAGATTAAATTCATGAAGAGATAA
- a CDS encoding TonB-dependent receptor produces the protein MRKKTPFSYIRMWCMVCGLCLLIPLTAYSQNQKISINVQQIPLKQAIEQISKQASMNVAYSKEFVDTNKKVNLKVKNVALKEALSLLLKDTNIGFRFLDNSILLFNKNEQKKVSVPDKNKELSVVGKVLDKATGDPIIGATVSVVGTSDGTITDLDGNYSLKVEQGSTLLFSFIGYTEAKKVVSQPGTLDIVLAENTIQLNDVVVVGYGVQKKVNLTGAVSAVKGDELASRPITNVGSGLQGMLPGVSIVQPSGQPGNDKMSIVIRGISTLNSKTDPLILIDGVAGGDLNMLNPDDIENVSVLKDAASSAIYGARAANGVILVTTKQGNRKEKTTVSYSGYVGFQTPTALPELVNGREYMELANEAYIAAGFGKLYQQEAFDAYDRGDSPNEYSNTDWVKEVYKKSAMQTGHNVSVRGGTEKSGYYMSYGYLKQDGLIVGDPFSSRRHNARLSMNTELYDRLKLNGNISFVDFYRQENGVSGTTGVFRTVQRVSPLLPVKWKQQNENGEWVDTDHYAYSSLMNPVDIAYNSGYNKRNSRTFNGQVNASFKVLEGLFINGQYAANYYTQDRKKFVPDMKRWMSDGTEDPGNKLRKNSIDEYYTNTLTQTLNATATYQKNMNQHDFKVLAGFSQEWAYTHTLNAGRKSILLDGIEVIDAGTDELTNGGGAEEWALRSYFGRLNYNYAEKYLFEANIRCDGTSRFAKGNRWGYFPSFSAGWNFSKEKFMSFAEPVLQMAKLRASWGELGNQNVGGNYYPYLVAIESVDKAYPIGNQLNTGFKQIALGNRNIKWETIRMLNLGLDLAFFNNRLTVSADWFKKNNVDALVRPSYPLVIGVWQKDSGRDYLPLENLGEVESKGWELNLAWRDQIGEVKYGLFFNLSDAKNKIIDLGSSAPIIGDEIRRVGDPIDAYYGYKTEGLAQVDDFGGKDSFGNYINPKFPVIKDGVAVQPGDIKYKDISGPEGKPDGVIDDYDKVVIGDKTPRYSYSFKGELAWKGIDFSFYIQGVGKANGYLSEEARHCFINDYSVPKKSHLDRWTPENTGAAYPRMYYAQTHNRRFSDFWIENAAYLRLKNVQLGYTFPQQWMNKLGVSKLRAYISADNLFTITKYFDGFDPEVQQSSGDTYPQVKTYVFGLNLTF, from the coding sequence ATGAGAAAAAAAACACCTTTCTCATACATCCGAATGTGGTGTATGGTGTGTGGATTATGTCTGCTAATTCCGCTGACAGCTTATTCACAGAATCAGAAAATTTCAATTAATGTGCAGCAAATACCTTTAAAACAGGCTATTGAGCAAATTAGTAAGCAAGCTTCCATGAATGTGGCTTACAGTAAAGAATTTGTGGACACAAATAAGAAAGTTAATCTTAAAGTAAAAAATGTAGCGTTAAAAGAAGCTCTTTCCCTTCTTTTGAAAGATACTAATATCGGTTTCCGCTTTTTGGATAATAGTATCCTTTTGTTTAATAAAAATGAACAGAAAAAGGTATCTGTTCCTGATAAGAACAAAGAATTGTCAGTTGTTGGAAAAGTACTCGATAAGGCAACGGGCGATCCGATTATCGGAGCTACCGTATCGGTAGTAGGCACCTCTGACGGTACAATTACCGACCTTGATGGCAATTATTCATTGAAAGTGGAGCAAGGAAGTACTTTACTTTTTTCTTTCATAGGATATACCGAAGCTAAAAAGGTAGTAAGCCAGCCCGGTACATTGGATATAGTGTTGGCTGAGAATACCATTCAACTGAATGATGTCGTAGTAGTAGGTTACGGAGTACAGAAAAAAGTGAATTTAACCGGGGCTGTGTCGGCAGTCAAAGGGGATGAGTTAGCCAGTCGTCCGATAACCAATGTAGGAAGCGGGTTGCAAGGTATGCTGCCCGGTGTATCCATCGTGCAACCTTCCGGTCAGCCTGGTAATGATAAGATGTCGATCGTTATCCGTGGTATCAGTACTTTAAACAGTAAGACCGATCCTCTTATTCTGATTGACGGAGTAGCAGGAGGAGATTTGAATATGCTGAATCCGGATGATATAGAAAATGTATCTGTTCTAAAAGATGCCGCTTCTTCTGCCATTTATGGTGCCCGTGCTGCAAACGGTGTTATTCTGGTAACAACAAAACAAGGTAACCGGAAAGAAAAAACAACGGTGAGTTATTCAGGTTATGTAGGTTTCCAGACTCCTACTGCTTTGCCCGAATTGGTCAATGGACGTGAATACATGGAGTTGGCTAATGAAGCGTATATTGCTGCCGGTTTTGGAAAATTATATCAGCAAGAAGCTTTTGATGCCTACGATAGAGGCGATTCTCCCAATGAGTATTCAAATACAGATTGGGTGAAGGAAGTCTATAAAAAGTCCGCCATGCAAACGGGACATAATGTCAGTGTTCGTGGAGGTACAGAAAAGAGTGGCTATTACATGTCTTATGGTTATTTGAAGCAAGACGGTCTGATCGTAGGCGATCCGTTCTCTTCCAGAAGGCACAACGCCCGTTTAAGTATGAATACCGAACTTTATGATCGTTTGAAATTGAATGGAAACATCAGCTTTGTTGATTTTTACCGTCAGGAGAACGGTGTTTCAGGTACGACAGGCGTGTTCAGGACAGTTCAACGAGTTTCTCCCCTGCTTCCGGTTAAATGGAAACAGCAAAATGAGAATGGTGAATGGGTGGACACAGATCATTATGCTTATTCTTCATTGATGAATCCGGTGGATATTGCTTATAATTCCGGTTATAATAAACGTAATTCCCGTACATTCAACGGACAGGTGAACGCTTCGTTCAAAGTGTTGGAAGGCTTGTTTATAAATGGGCAATACGCTGCCAACTATTATACGCAGGACAGGAAAAAGTTTGTTCCGGATATGAAACGTTGGATGTCGGACGGGACGGAAGATCCGGGAAACAAGCTGAGAAAGAATTCCATTGATGAATACTATACCAATACACTGACCCAGACGTTGAATGCTACTGCTACCTATCAGAAAAATATGAATCAACATGACTTTAAGGTATTAGCCGGTTTTTCTCAGGAATGGGCATATACACATACATTAAATGCCGGTAGAAAATCTATCTTGCTGGACGGTATTGAGGTGATTGATGCCGGAACAGATGAACTGACTAATGGAGGGGGAGCCGAAGAGTGGGCTTTGAGGTCCTATTTCGGTCGGTTGAACTATAATTATGCAGAAAAATATTTGTTTGAAGCGAATATCCGTTGTGACGGAACTTCCCGTTTTGCAAAGGGGAATCGTTGGGGATATTTCCCTTCTTTCTCCGCTGGATGGAATTTTTCCAAGGAAAAATTCATGAGTTTTGCAGAACCTGTATTGCAGATGGCTAAACTACGTGCTTCTTGGGGAGAACTTGGAAACCAGAATGTGGGGGGTAATTATTATCCTTATCTGGTAGCGATTGAATCCGTTGATAAAGCCTATCCCATCGGTAACCAGTTGAACACGGGGTTTAAACAGATTGCTTTAGGGAACAGAAATATTAAATGGGAAACTATCCGGATGCTCAATTTGGGGCTTGACCTGGCTTTCTTTAATAACCGTTTGACTGTTAGTGCCGACTGGTTCAAGAAGAACAATGTAGATGCGTTGGTGCGCCCTTCTTATCCTTTGGTGATAGGCGTATGGCAAAAAGATTCAGGTCGTGACTATTTGCCTTTGGAGAATCTGGGAGAAGTAGAAAGTAAAGGTTGGGAATTGAACTTGGCTTGGAGAGATCAGATTGGCGAAGTTAAATATGGCTTATTCTTTAATTTGTCCGATGCAAAAAATAAAATTATTGATTTAGGTTCAAGCGCTCCGATCATTGGAGATGAGATTCGTCGGGTAGGTGATCCTATCGATGCTTATTACGGATATAAAACCGAAGGGCTTGCCCAAGTGGATGATTTTGGTGGCAAAGACAGCTTTGGTAATTATATAAATCCCAAGTTCCCTGTTATAAAAGATGGCGTTGCTGTTCAGCCGGGTGACATTAAATATAAGGATATCAGTGGTCCGGAAGGAAAACCCGATGGTGTGATAGACGATTATGACAAGGTGGTCATCGGAGACAAGACACCACGTTATTCATATTCATTTAAAGGTGAGTTGGCATGGAAAGGCATTGATTTTTCTTTCTATATCCAGGGAGTGGGCAAAGCCAACGGTTATTTGAGTGAAGAGGCGAGACATTGTTTTATTAATGACTACTCGGTGCCTAAGAAATCTCATCTCGACAGATGGACACCTGAAAACACGGGAGCTGCTTATCCCCGTATGTATTATGCGCAGACTCATAATCGCAGATTTTCAGATTTCTGGATAGAGAATGCTGCCTATCTACGTTTGAAGAACGTGCAATTAGGATATACTTTCCCGCAGCAATGGATGAATAAATTGGGAGTAAGTAAATTGAGAGCTTACATTTCTGCCGATAACTTATTTACAATTACTAAGTATTTTGATGGTTTCGATCCTGAGGTTCAACAATCTTCAGGAGATACTTATCCCCAAGTAAAAACATATGTGTTTGGATTGAATCTGACTTTTTAA
- the lgt gene encoding prolipoprotein diacylglyceryl transferase, with amino-acid sequence MNTFLLSINWNPNPELFSLFGFPIRYYGLLWAVGIFLAYVIVHYQYRDKKISEKKFEPLFFYCFFGILIGARLGHCLFYQPEYFLSHPLEMILPIKFLPTGGWKFTGYEGLASHGGTLGLMIALWLYCRKTKMHYMEVVDMIAVATPITACCIRLANLMNSEIIGKPTDMPWGFVFERVDMIPRHPAQLYEAIAYFLLFLVMMYLYKNYSKKLHHGFFFGLCLTAIFVFRFFVEFLKENQVDFENSMNFNMGQWLSIPFIIIGVYFMCFYDTKKFRK; translated from the coding sequence ATGAACACCTTCTTATTATCTATCAACTGGAATCCCAATCCCGAACTGTTCAGTCTCTTCGGATTTCCTATTCGCTATTACGGGCTGTTGTGGGCTGTCGGAATCTTCTTGGCTTACGTGATCGTCCATTATCAGTACCGTGATAAAAAGATATCAGAAAAGAAGTTTGAACCTCTGTTCTTCTATTGTTTCTTCGGCATTCTGATCGGAGCCAGGTTAGGTCACTGCCTGTTTTATCAACCGGAATATTTCCTATCGCATCCTTTGGAAATGATCCTACCCATCAAATTTCTGCCCACCGGAGGGTGGAAGTTTACAGGATACGAAGGACTTGCCAGCCACGGTGGTACACTGGGACTCATGATCGCCCTGTGGCTCTATTGCCGCAAAACAAAGATGCATTATATGGAAGTTGTGGATATGATAGCCGTTGCTACGCCTATCACCGCTTGTTGCATCCGTCTCGCCAACTTGATGAATTCGGAGATCATTGGCAAGCCAACCGATATGCCATGGGGATTTGTTTTCGAGCGCGTGGATATGATTCCCCGCCATCCGGCACAGCTATATGAAGCAATAGCTTACTTCTTACTTTTCCTAGTCATGATGTACCTTTACAAAAATTACAGCAAGAAGCTGCACCACGGTTTCTTTTTCGGGCTTTGCTTGACTGCAATCTTCGTATTCCGCTTCTTTGTAGAATTCCTGAAAGAGAATCAAGTAGACTTTGAAAACAGTATGAATTTCAATATGGGGCAGTGGTTAAGCATCCCGTTCATCATAATCGGTGTTTACTTCATGTGTTTTTACGATACTAAAAAATTTAGAAAATGA
- a CDS encoding chloramphenicol acetyltransferase — MKHIIDMNTWERKSNYEFFLNFQNPTISITSEVECGGAKERAKASGQSFFLHYLYAVLRAVNEIPEFRFRIDWEYRVVYFDTIDILTPIKVKENGRFFTVRIPWKEDFDTFYTEAKAVIDAIDPEGEPYTAEQTGKNELLDVVLLSATPDLYFTSLTCTQEHRHGSNYPLMNAGKAVIREGKLVMPIAMTIHHGFIDGHHLSLFFKKVEEFLK; from the coding sequence ATGAAACATATTATTGACATGAATACCTGGGAAAGAAAGAGCAATTATGAGTTCTTTCTGAATTTCCAGAACCCAACCATTTCCATCACTTCGGAAGTGGAGTGCGGAGGAGCAAAGGAGCGTGCAAAAGCTTCGGGTCAATCATTCTTTTTACACTATCTCTATGCGGTGTTGCGTGCAGTCAATGAAATACCTGAATTCCGTTTCCGCATCGATTGGGAATACAGAGTGGTATATTTCGATACGATAGACATACTCACTCCGATCAAAGTAAAAGAAAACGGACGCTTCTTCACCGTGCGTATCCCTTGGAAGGAAGACTTCGACACTTTCTATACGGAAGCCAAAGCGGTAATCGATGCTATTGATCCGGAAGGCGAACCTTATACCGCAGAACAAACTGGAAAAAATGAACTGTTAGATGTCGTTCTGTTAAGTGCCACTCCCGATCTCTATTTCACTTCGCTAACATGCACGCAGGAACATCGCCACGGTAGCAATTATCCGTTGATGAATGCCGGAAAAGCTGTAATAAGAGAAGGAAAGCTGGTGATGCCTATTGCCATGACCATCCATCATGGATTTATAGACGGACACCATCTATCACTATTCTTCAAAAAAGTAGAAGAGTTTTTGAAATAA
- a CDS encoding ketopantoate reductase family protein, with amino-acid sequence MKYLIAGTGGVGGSIAAFLALNGNDVTCIARGEHLQAMQTNGLKLKSGLKGEHTIPVKARSAEEFRGKADVIFVCVKGYSVASVIDLIKRASHDKTIVIPILNVYGTGARIQQLIPEVTVLDGCIYIVSFVSAPGEVTQSGNIFRLVYGLREGTEVTSGLLEAVNKDLIESGIKVNLSPDIKRDTFIKWSFISAMAVTGAYYDVPMGEVQKPGKVRDTFIKLSTESAALGKRLGIEFPEDPVSYNLKVVDKIDPQGTSSMQKDIEKGHESEVQGLLFDVIRAAEEQGLDVPTYRKAAKKFKNKSTN; translated from the coding sequence ATGAAGTATCTCATAGCAGGAACCGGAGGAGTGGGAGGAAGCATTGCAGCTTTCCTGGCATTGAACGGGAATGATGTTACCTGCATTGCTCGCGGAGAACATTTGCAGGCAATGCAAACCAATGGTCTGAAGCTGAAATCGGGACTGAAAGGAGAACATACCATCCCCGTCAAAGCACGTTCGGCAGAGGAATTCCGCGGGAAAGCGGATGTCATCTTCGTTTGCGTAAAAGGATACTCGGTAGCATCTGTCATAGATCTTATAAAACGTGCCTCTCACGATAAAACGATCGTTATCCCCATACTCAACGTTTACGGAACAGGTGCCCGCATACAGCAGCTCATTCCGGAAGTGACGGTTCTGGATGGATGCATTTATATCGTCAGCTTCGTGTCCGCGCCCGGTGAAGTCACACAATCGGGAAATATCTTCCGGCTGGTTTACGGCTTACGCGAAGGGACGGAAGTAACATCCGGATTGTTAGAAGCCGTAAACAAAGATCTCATCGAAAGCGGAATCAAAGTCAACCTTTCACCGGACATCAAACGGGATACATTCATCAAATGGTCGTTTATTTCGGCAATGGCAGTCACCGGGGCATATTATGACGTTCCTATGGGAGAAGTCCAAAAACCGGGAAAAGTACGCGATACCTTTATCAAGCTTTCTACGGAAAGCGCTGCATTAGGAAAAAGATTAGGTATCGAGTTCCCCGAAGACCCGGTAAGTTATAATCTCAAAGTAGTCGATAAGATCGATCCGCAAGGCACCTCCTCCATGCAAAAAGACATCGAGAAAGGACACGAATCGGAAGTACAAGGCTTGCTTTTCGACGTAATAAGAGCCGCTGAAGAACAAGGGCTGGATGTCCCGACTTACCGGAAAGCCGCCAAAAAATTCAAGAACAAAAGCACTAATTAA